The segment TGGAGCTGGAAAGCGCCGAAGGTCGCCTGGGTTTCGGCCCGGTTGCGCCGGAGGACGTGCCCTCCCTGCTGGACGCCCTGCAAGGCGATGCCAGCAGCCATCCGCTGGCCCTGGGGCCGGTGGAGGAGCTGCCCTACCTGAAGAGCCAGCAACGCCTGCTCTTCGCCCGCGCCGGCATCACCCGGCCGCTGTCCCTGGACGACTATCGTGCCCACGGCGGCTTCGAAGGGCTGGCCCGCGCGATTGGTTTGAGCGGCGATGACATCGTCACCGCCGTGCTGGATTCCGGCCTGCGTGGCCGGGGCGGCGCGGCCTTCCCGGCAGGCATCAAGTGGCGCACCGTGCGCGGCGCCGCCGCCGCGCAGAAGTACGTGGTGTGCAACGCCGATGAAGGCGACTCCGGCACCTTCGCCGACCGCATGCTGATGGAAGGCGACCCCTTCCTGCTGATCGAGGGCATGGCCATCGCCGGCCTCGCCGTCGGCGCCACCCTGGGCTACATCTACGTGCGCTCGGAGTACCCCCAGTCGGTGGACAACCTGCGCGCGGCCATCGGAATCGCCCGTGAGGCCGGTTACCTCGGCGCCAACGTCGGTGGCAGTGGCCGGGCTTTCGACCTCGACGTACGTGTCGGCGCCGGAGCCTATATCTGCGGCGAGGAAACCGCCCTGCTGGATTCGCTGGAAGGCAAGCGCGGCGTGGTCCGGGCCAAGCCGCCGCTGCCGGCGCTGCAAGGCCTGTTCGGCCTGCCGACGCTGGTGCACAACGTACTCACCCTGGCCTCGGTGCCGGTCATCCTGGCCCGTGGCGCGCAGTTCTACCGCGATTTCGGCATGGGCCGCTCGCTGGGCACCATGCCCTTCCAGCTCGCCGGCAATATCCGCCATGGCGGACTGGTGGAACGTGCCTTCGGCTTGACCCTGCGCGAGCTGGTGGAAGGCTACGGTGGTGGCACCGCCAGTGGCCGGCCGCTGAAGGCCGCCCAGGTGGGTGGTCCGCTGGGAGCCTGGGTGCCGCCATCGCAATTCGATACGCCGCTGGATTACGAGGCCTTCGCCGCCATGGGCGCGATGCTCGGCCACGGCGGCGTGGTGGTCGCCGATGACACCCTGGACATGGCCCACATGGCCCGCTTCGCCCTGCAGTTCTGCGCAGAGGAATCCTGCGGCAAGTGCACACCCTGCCGCATCGGCTCGACCCGTGGCGTGGAAGTGGTGGATCGCCTCATCGCCGCTACCGATATCACCGCCCGCGAGGAGCAGGCGCTGCTGCTCAAGGACCTCTGCGACACCATGACGTATGGCTCGCTCTGCGCCCTGGGTGGCATGACTGCCTTCCCGGTGACCAGCGCCCTCAAGCATTTCCCCGCCGACTTCGGTCTGGAGACCTCGGAGGCCGACCAATGATCACTATCTTCGACCCCGCCAGCGACATCGATCTCGGCACACCGGCCCGCGAAAGCGACGTGCAGGTCAGCCTGACCATCGACGGCCGCGAGATCAGCGTGCCCGCCGGCACCTCGGTGATGCGCGCCGCGGCGCTGCTCGGCACCACCATTCCCAAACTCTGCGCCACCGACAGCCTGGAAGCCTTCGGTTCCTGCCGCATGTGCCTGGTGGAAATCGACGGCATGCGCGGCTATCCGGCCTCCTGCACCACGCCGGTGACCGAAGGCATGGTGGTTCACACCCAGACGCCCAAGCTTGCCACCCTGCGGCGCAACGTCATGGAGCTGTACATCTCCGACCACCCGCTGGACTGCCTGACCTGCTCGGCCAACGGCAATTGCGAGCTGCAGACCGTCGCCGGCCAGGTGGGCCTGCGCGAGGTGCGCTACGGCTACGACGGAGCCAACCACCTGGATGAGCAGAAAGACGTCTCCAACCCCTACTTCGAATACGACCCGAGCAAGTGCATCGTCTGCAACCGCTGCGTACGCGCCTGTGAGGAAACCCAGGGCACCTTCGCCCTGACCATCAGCGGACGCGGCTTCGAATCCCGCGTAGCGGCGGCCGGTGGCGAGAACTTCCTCGACTCCGAATGCGTATCCTGCGGCGCCTGCGTGCAGGCCTGCCCGACCGCCACCCTGATGGAAAAGAGCGTCGTGGAGATGGGCCAGCCGGAGCGCAGCGTCATCACCACCTGCGCTTATTGCGGCGTGGGCTGCTCCTTCCGTGCCGAGATGAAGGGCGACCAGCTGGTGCGCATGGTCCCGGACAAGAACGGCCAGGCCAACCACGGCCACTCCTGCGTCAAGGGCCGCTTCGCCTGGGGCTACGCCACCCACCCGGACCGCATCACCAAGCCGATGATCCGCAAGCACATCAACGATCCCTGGCAGGAAGTCAGCTGGGAAGAAGCGGTGAACTACGCGGCCGGGGAATTCCGTCGCATCCAGCTCAAGTACGGGCGTGATTCCATCGGCGGTATCACCTCCAGCCGCTGCACCAACGAAGAGACCTACCTGGTGCAGAAGCTGGTACGCGCCGGCTTCGGCAACAACAACGTCGATACCTGCGCGCGGGTCTGCCATTCGCCGACCGGTTACGGCCTCAAGCAGACCCTGGGCGAGTCCGCCGGCACCCAGAGCTTCGACTCGGTGATGCAGGCCGATGTGGTGCTGGTGATCGGCGCCAACCCCACCGACGCCCACCCGGTGTTCGGCTCCCAGCTCAAGCGCCGCCTGCGCGAGGGCGCGCGGTTGATCGTCATCGACCCGCGCCGTATCGACCTGGTGGACTCGCCCCACGCCCGCGCCGAACTGCACCTGGCGCTGCGTCCGGGCACCAACGTGGCCATGCTCAACGCCCTGGCCCATGTGATCGTCACTGAAGGTCTGGTCAACCAGCCGTTCGTCGACGCCCGCTGCGAAGCGACTGACTTCGCCCGCTGGCGCGATTTCGTCAGCAAACCGGAAAACTCCCCCGAAGCCATGGGGCCGATCTGCGGCGTGTCGCCCGACGACATCCGTGCCGCCGCACGGCTCTATGCCACCGGCGGCAACGCGGCCATCTACTACGGACTGGGCGTGACTGAACACAGCCAGGGCAGCACCTCGGTCATGGGGATCGCCAACCTCGCCATGGCGACCGGCAACATCGGCCGCGAGGGCGTCGGAGTGAATCCGCTGCGCGGGCAGAACAACGTGCAAGGCTCCTGCGACATGGGCTCCTTCCCCCACGAGCTGCCCGGTTATCGCCACGTGTCCAACGACGCGGTGCGCCACCAGTTCGAACAGGCCTGGGGCGTGACCCTGCAGCCCGATCCCGGCCTGCGCATTCCCAATATGTTCGAGGCGGCGCTCGGCGGCACCTTCAAGGCGCTCTACTGCCAGGGCGAGGACATCGCCCAGAGCGACCCCAACACCCAGCACGTCACCGCCGCCCTGTCGGCCATGGAGTGCGTGGTGGTGCAGGACATCTTCCTCAACGAGACCGCCAAGTTCGCCCACGTCTTCCTGCCGGGCAGTTCCTTCCTGGAGAAGGACGGCACCTTCACCAACGCCGAGCGGCGCATCTCCCGCGTGCGCAAGGTGATGGACCCGCTGGGCGGCAAGGCCGACTGGGAAGCGACCCAGCTGCTGGCCAACGCCCTCGGCTACAAGATGGACTACAAGCACCCGTCCCAGATCATGGACGAGATCGCCAGCCTGACTCCCACCTTCACCCGCGTCAGCTATGCCGAGCTGGATCGTCACGGCAGCCTGCAATGGCCCTGCAACGACGCCGCGCCGGATGGCACCCCGACCATGCACATCGAGGAATTCGTGCGCGGCAAGGGGCGCTTCATGCTCACCGGCTACGTGCCCACCGACGAGAAGGTCAATAGCCGCTATCCGCTGTTGCTGACCACCGGCCGCATCCTCAGCCAGTACAACGTCGGCGCCCAGACCCGGCGCACCGACAACGTCGCCTGGCATGAAGAGGACCGCCTGGAGATTCACCCCACCGACGCCGAAAGCCGTGGCATCCGTGAAGGTGACTGGGTCGGCGTGGGCAGTCGCGCCGGCCAGACGGTGCTGCGTGCCAAGGTCAGCGAACGGGTGGCGCCGGGGGTGGTGTACACCACCTTCCACTTCCCCGAATCGGGGGCCAACGTGATCACCACCGACAACTCCGACTGGGCCACCAACTGCCCGGAATACAAGGTGACGGCGGTGGAGGTGACGCGGGTCTACCAGCCCTCCGAATGGCAGAAACGCTATCAAGAGTTCAGTGACGAACAGCGGCGCCTGCTCAAGGATCGCCGCAGGACCGAAAAAGTCGAGGTACGCCGATGAGCACCGACAACCTGATCAAGATGGCCAACCAGATCGCCCAGTTCTTCGCCTCCGAACCGGACAAGGAGCAAGCGGTGAAAGGGGTGCGTACGCACCTGCAGAGCTTCTGGACACCGGCCATGCGCATCGAACTGATGGCCTGGCAGGTGGAGCACCATGGCGAATGTCTGCACCCCCTGGTGCAGCAGGCCCTGGCGGAGCAGGGGAGGGCTGTGTAGCCCACCGTGGGGGCTTTTCTCTCTTGTGGGGGCGATTTCATTCGCCAAGGGCAGCACAGCTGCCCCTTACAAGGCTTCAGGGCAGACCTGCGGCCTGCTCGGCGAATGAATTCGCCCCTACAACAAGCCATTGCCCGTACAAGTGCACAAGCGCTCGGCTGAGCTTTGTGGTAGCGATTTCAATCGCGATTGCAGGCCGAAGGCCTGCCTCAGGCGCGTACCTTGGGCCGCTAAGCGGCTTTTCGCGAATGAATTCGCTCCCACAGGTTCTTGGTTCACCCTATCTGGCGAGCAGTTCCTGATCCGGATGCTCATGCCGGTCCTGGCTCGGGCAGGTGGCGAAGCGTGCGCGGTAGGCACGGGAGAAATAAGACGACGATTCGAAACCGCAGGCCAGGGCGACTTCCAGAATGCTCATTCCGGTCTGGCGCAACAGCTGGCGGGCCTTGTCCAGGCGCAGGCCGAGGTAGAAGTTCGACGGCGTCTCCTTCAGGTGAAGACGGAACAGGCGCTCCAGCTGGCGCGGGGTGACGCTTACCTTCTCGGCCAGCTCTCGGGAGCTCAGGGGCGATTCGCTGTGTCGCTCCATTTCGCCGATCACCTGCACCACCTTCTTGTTATGCACGTGGAAGCGGCTGGCGATCTGCATGCGCTGATGGTCTTGCTGGGTGCGGATGCGGCCCAGCACGAACTGCTCTGACACCTGGAGTGCCAGGGCCTCGCCGTGGCTGCGGGCGATCAGGGTGAGCATCAGGTCGAGGCTGGCGGTTCCCCCGGCGCTGGTAATCCGCTTGCCGTCGATCTCGAACAGTTCCTGGGTGGCGTTCAGCGCCGGGTAGCGTTCGTGGAAGGCTTCCAGGGCTTCCCAGTGCAGGGTCAGGCGTTGACGGCTGAACAGTTCGGCCTCGGCCAGGACGAAGCTGCCAGTGTCGATCCCCCCCAGCAGCAGGCCGTCGCGTTCGGCACGATTGAGCCAGTGGGCCAGGCGCGGGCCGAAGCTGGCGAGCGGCTCGAAACCGGCCACCACGAACAGGCAGTCGCCTTCGGGCGCTGAGTCCAGCCCGCCGTCCACGTTCAACGACATGGCATTGCTCCCCGGCACCGGGCCGCCGTCCAGGCTCAGCAGTCGCCAGCGGTAGAGCTCACCACGAAAGCGATTGGCCACCCGCAGGGGCTCGACCGCCGACATCAGGCCGATCATGGAAAAACCCGGCAGCAGGAGGAAGCTGAAGGTCTGGGGCATGGCCGCTTTCCGCGAAGGGGATAAGGCACTAAAAAACACTACGCAGCCGGGTGCAAGAAAGGTAGTCGTTCCTGTTCAACAGGTAGTCGTTTTAGTTCGATTTGCGGGATTGGGCGCTGAGTAATTTGTCTCCATCGGGTTGTAGTGGCGCCCGAAAACGGATGGAGTCGCCGGTCATTCCGGACCCCCGGCTCCTGCACAACAAATACAAACCGTATGGCCGCAAGGGGAGCATCAATGAAACGTCTCACCGCATTCGCTGGTTGCTGTCTGTTCGCCCTCTCCACCACCGCCGCATTCGCCGCCGAAGACGCCAGTTGCCAGAAAATCCGCGTAGGCGTGGTCGGCTGGACCGATGTAGTCGCCACCACCGCCGTCGCCAACGAACTGCTCGGTAGCCTGGGGTACCAGACCACCCAGACCCAGGCTTCGCAGCAGATCATTTTCGCCGGCATCCAGAAGAAGCAGATCGATGTCTTCCTCGGCTACTGGAAGCCGATCATGGACGACAACATCAAGCCGTTCCTGGCTTCCAAGTCGGTGAAAGTCGCCGCCGAGCCCTCGCTGAACGACGCCATCGCCGTGCTCGCTGTGCCCACCTACACCGCCGAACAGGGCCTGCGCACTTTCGCCGACATCGCGAAGTTCAAGGACCAGCTGGACGGCAAGATCTACGGCATCGAATCCGGCTCCGGTGCCAATACCGCGATCCAGAAGATGATCGACACCAACCAGTTCGGCCTGGGTGGCTTCAAGCTGATCGAGTCCAGCGAGGCGGCCATGCTCACCGCGGTCAAGCGTGCGGTGAAGAACAACAAGCCGGTGGTGTTCTTCGGCTGGAAACCGCACCCGATGAACATCCAGATGCCTATCACCTACCTCACCGGCAGTGAGGATGTGTTCGGCCCCAACGATGGCGCCGCCACCGTCTCCACCGTCACCGCGCCGGACTTCGCCCAGCGCTGCCCCAACGCTGATCGCCTGCTGGCCAACCTGCGCTTTACCAGCGACCAGGAAGCCCAGCTGATGCAGCCGATCATGGACCGCGAGGACCCGGCCAAGGTCGCCCGCCAGTGGCTCAAGGCCAATCCGGAAGTGGTCAAGGGCTGGCTCGCCGGGGTCACCACCTTCGACGGCAAGAACGGCGTCGAAAGCGCCTTCGCCTCGCTGAAGTAAATCAACGCAACGCCCAGTGCGCGGATTGCCCCGCGCACGGTTTCCGATCGCCTCGCAGAAGGATGAAACAACCGTGAACTACGAAGTCATCGTCACCTGTGCCGTCACCGGCGCCGGCGATACCGTCGGCAAGCACCCGGCCATTCCCGTCACTCCGAAGGAAATCGCCGCCGCTGCCATCGAAGCCGCCAAGGCCGGCGCCACCGTCGCCCACTGCCATGTGCGCGATCCGAAAACCGGCAAGCCGAGCCGTGATGTGGCCCTGTACCGTGAAGTGGTGGAGCGCATCCGCGAAAGCGATACCGACATCATCATCAACCTCACCGCTGGCATGGGGGGTGACCTGGAAATCGGCAAGGGTGAGCAGCCCCTGGAATTCGGCACCGGCACCGACCTGGTGGGGCCGCTGGAGCGCCTGGCTCATGTGGAAGAACTGCTGCCGGAAATCTGCACACTGGACTGCGGCACCCTGAACTTCGGCGATGGCGACTTCATCTACGTCTCCACCCCGGCGCAACTGCGCGCCGGCGCCAAGCGCATCACCGAGCTCGGCGTTAAGGCCGAGCTGGAAATCTTCGACACCGGCCATCTGTGGTTCGCCAAGCAGATGCTCAAGGAAGGCCTGCTGGAAGACCCGCTGATCCAGATCTGCCTGGGCATCCCGTGGGGCGCGCCGGCCGATACCACCACCATGAAGGCCATGGCCGACAACCTGCCGCCGGGCATCACCTGGGCAGGCTTCGGTATCGGCCGCTCGCAGATGCCGATGGTGGCTCAGGCCATGCTGCTGGGCGGCAACGTGCGGGTGGGGCTGGAAGACAACATCTGGCTCGACCGTGGTGTGCACGCCAGCAACGGTCAACTGGTGGAGCGAGCCATCGAGATCATCGAACGCCTCGGCGGTCGCGCCCTGAGCCCGGCAGAGGGCCGCAAGAAGATGAACCTCAAGCCCAGAGGCTGAGCCCGTTTTTCTCTCCTCTCCCCCTGGGAGAGGGGTCGGGGGTGAGGGAAGCCGGAATTCACCCGGGCCTCCCTGACTCGCCCTTCATTCGCCCATCAGGAGCCACCATGTCCTTCGTTACCCAGATCAAGACCTTCGCCGCCCTCGGTAGCGGCGTCATCGGCAGCGGCTGGATCGCCCGCGCCCTGGCCCACGGCCTCGATGTCATCGCCTGGGACCCGGCACCCGGCGCCGAAGCCGCCTTGCGTGCGCGTATCGCCAATGCCTGGCCGGCGCTGCAGAAGCAGGGCCTGGCCCCCGGCGCGTCCCAGGACCGCCTGCGCTTCGTCGCGACCATCGAAGAGTGCGTGCGGGATGCCGACTTCATCCAGGAAAGCGCGCCGGAACGCCTCGACCTCAAGCTCGACCTGCACGCGAAGATCAGTGCGGCGGCGCGCCCGGATGTGATCATCGGCTCCAGCACTTCGGGCCTCTTGCCCAGCGAGTTCTACGCCGACGCCGTGCACCCTGAACGCTGCGTGGTCGGCCACCCCTTCAACCCGGTCTACCTGCTGCCACTGGTGGAAGTGGTGGGCGGCGAGAAGACCGCGCCTGAGGCTGTGCAGGCCGCCATCGAGATCTACACCGCGCTGGGCATGCGTCCGCTGCATGTGCGCAAGGAAGTGCCAGGCTTCATTGCCGACCGCCTGCTCGAGGCGCTCTGGCGCGAGGCGCTGCACCTGGTCAACGACGGGGTGGCCAGTACCGGCGAGATCGATGACGCCATCCGTTTCGGTGCCGGTCTGCGCTGGTCCTTCATGGGCACCTTCCTGACCTACACCCTGGCGGGCGGCAATGCCGGCATGCGCCACTTCATGGCCCAGTTCGGCCCGGCGCTGCAATTGCCCTGGACCTACCTGCCGGCACCGGAATTGACCGATACCCTGATCGACCGGGTAGTGGAAGGCACCTCCGAGCAGCAGGGTTCACGTAGCATTGCCGAGCTGGAACGCTACCGTGACGACTGCCTGCTGGCGGTACTCGGCGCCATCAAGGAAACCAAGGCCAGCCACGGCTTCGCCTTCGCCGAATGACCTTGTCGTTGGGCCTCGCTTCGACCGCTGCCAGCCTGCCTGATGCCCTGTAGGTTGGCGCTGAACCAGCGAAGCCCAACATTTCTTATCGGAGCCCTTCATGCCCATTGCGTTGACCACCTACCGCACTGCCGTCCTTCCCGACTGGGTGGACTACAACGGCCATCTGCGGGACGCGTTCTACCTGCTGATCTTCAGCTACGCCACCGATGCCCTGATGGACGAGATCGGCCTCGATGAGGGCGGTCGTGCCGAAACCGGCCACACGCTGTTCACCCTGGAATGCCACCTCAAGTACCTGGCGGAAGTGAAGCTGGGCGCTGAAGTGGAAGTGCGCACCCAACTGCTCGCCCACGACGCCAAGCGGCTGCATATCCACCATGGGCTTTACCTGGCGGGCGGGGAGGAATTGCTGGCGGCCAGCGAGCAGATGTTGATGAACGTGGATGCCGAGACGTCGCGTTCGGCGGCCTTTGCCTTGTCGGTGGGTGAGAAGGTCGAGGCGATTGCGGCAGCTCATCGCGAGCTGCCGCGGCCACGTCACGTAGGGTGTGTGATCGGTTTGCCGCCGCCTCGCTGAGGCTGCGGCTTCCGGAAGGGCATGATGCTCAGGGAGTGGGCACCACGTAGCGGCGGGCGAAGTCGATCAGGTCGACCTGGTTGCGGGTCTTGAGCTTGTCCATCAGGCGGGACTTGTAAGTGCTGACAGTCTTGTGACTGATGAACAGTTGCTTGGCGATTTCCTGGTTGTTCTTGCCATTGGCCAGGTTCTGCAGGACTGCCAGTTCCCGGTCGGAGAGGCTGTCCAGCAGGTGGTTGTCGCTGCATTGTCCTGGCTGCGAGGCGTCCGGCAGGTGCACCGTGCTGGGGAACAGGCTGTAGCCGGAGAGCACCGAACGCACGGCGGAGATCAGGCTGAACGCCTGCTCCTGCTTGGACAGGTAGCCCGTGGCGCCGGCCTGCAGGCAGCGGTTGGCGTAGAGCGAGGCCGGCAGCGAGGTGAGCACCAGCAACTTCACGTTGGCGTCCATGGCGCTGAGTCGCCCCAGGACTTCGAGGCCGTCGAGTTTGGGAATGGCGATGTCCAGGATGACCAGATCGGGCCGCAGCGACCGGGCCATGCTGAGGCCTTCGACGCCGCTTTCCGTTTCGCCGACGACCTCGTAGTCCTCGCGTTCCAGCAGTACGCGAGTGGCAAAGCGGAGCATGGGCTGGTTGTCAATCAGCAATACCTTGTTCATCCGTCGGTTCTCCTCGTCAGGCTTCCCAATGAATTCGGACGGCGCGCGGCCTTCTGAAAGATGCCGTTGGGAGCTCGGGTTGATCGAAGTTCGCTGGGTGCGCCTGCCCGATGGGGCAGGTTGTCCAACGCGTTTGGATGTGAAGGAAGTCAAGTTGGCCCGCTCTGAAAACTTCTTCAGAATTAAGCCAATTGTCCTTCGGACTACTCCAAATTCTGCGTACCAACTTTCAACAAGTTTGAAAGCCGATGCTCCGTCAATCGGTAAGAATCGAAACAATCAGTAGGTCCGCAGGGCCGGAAGTATATTGTTGGTTTTCCTTCTGAGCGGTCGTTTAGGAACTTTCCTACAGACCATGTAGGCGGGCCTCTCGCTCGCAACGCAGACGCCACAAAAGACTTCCCCTTCGACTAAGGTTCTGATCGTTGAATTCACCCAGGCAGGCCGGCCAGTTGCGCATTCCTTCTTTCCTCAGATCGTCTGTACGGCGGCTCTGGCTCCTGTGCTGGATGGCCTTGATTGGCACGGGCGCCCATGCTGCCGAGGATATTCATCGCCTGGTCCTTTCCAGCCAACTGGTGGTCGACCAGCAGGACCTCGCCATCAGCGAGGACGACTGGTACTGGCTGCGGCAGAAGCGCGAGCTGGTGCTGGGCGTCGCCGCCGATGGCACGGTCCCCATGGAGATCATCCAGCGCGATGGCAGCTACGAGGGCATCGCGGCCGACACGCTTGCCCTGATGAGTCAGTGGCTCGGCATGCAGATCAGGCTGCGGCAGTACCCCGACCGCCCTGCGTTGCTGCGTGCCCTGGCCACCGGGGAGATCGATCTCTTCGTCGGCGATGGGCAGGACGGCAGGGGTGCCCCGGTGACGCGCAGCCAGGCGTTTGCTACCGACCGCCTCGCTCTGTTCCGCCGCTACGACGACCATCGCGTCCTGCCGCAGGACCTCGACGGGCTGCGTGTCGCCCGGGTACCCAGGCATGACCAGGCGCTCGGCCAGCGCTACCCCGGCGCGCAGCAGGTGGTGGCCTCGTCCGTGGACGACGCCATGGCCAAGGTCGCCTTCGGCCAGGCCGACCTGCTGCTCGGTGAGCTGCTGCCGGTCTACTTCCAGCTGAATCGCAGCTTCTACGGAATGCTCAAATTCGATCGTTTCATCGACCAGCCCGATGTCGGCATCGCCTTCCTCATGCGCGAGGGCGATCAGCGCCTGCTGCGAGGGATCGATGCCGCCTTGCGCGCCATCGGACCCTCGCAACTGGATGAGGTCGCGCGACGCTGGGTGGGCAGTGGAATGACACCGGTCAGCGAGCGGCTACCACTGTCGGCAGAGGAACAGCGTTGGGTGGAACGCCATCCGCTGGTGCGCCTGGTCGTCGACGACGACATGGCGCCATTCGCGTTCTTCGACGATGACGGGCAGTTCCGCGGCATCGTCGCCGACCTGCTGGAAACTGCGTCCCTGCGGACCGGGCTGCGCTTCGAGGCGGTCAGCCGGGCCGGTGGTTTCGCCAGGCAGATCGACAGCCTCCTGGAGGGCGAGGCGGACCTCGCCATCCTTTCGGCGAGCAAGGAGCGAGAGGCACAGCTGCGCTTCACCCGCCCGATCTCCACGGTGCCCTTCGCGCTGGTGGTCCGCGCCGGCCAGGACGGCGAGGACGTGGCACTTGTGGGGAACGGGGCGGGACAGAGCCTGGCGTTGGGCAAGGGCAACGTGGCCCGCGCCGAGATCAAGGCGGCCTACCCGGCGCTCGAATTGGCCGATACCGGCTCCTACCTGGACGCAATGAACCTGGTTGCGGACGGTCGCGCCGACAGCGCGCTGGTGCCGGTCACCACGGCGCGCTACTACATCACGCGGCTGTTCCAGGGGCGCCTGGCGATCAGGGGGCTGGTCGGGCTCGAGCCGGTCACCGCCAACTTCGCCGTTCGCCGTGCCGATACCGAACTCCACGCGATCCTCGAAAAGACCCTGGCCAGCCTCGGGCCGGACCAGCTCAACGCCATCTCCAACAGCTGGCGGGGCAGTCCGGGGATGAGCCCGCAGACCTGGCGTGACTACGGCACCCTGATCCAGCGCATCGTCATCGGTGCCGGGTTGTTGCTGCTGCTGGTGCTGGCCTGGGTCTTCCACCAGCGCCGCGAGGTGCGCCGCCGCCGGGCCACGGAACGCCAGTTGAACGACGAACTGCGTTTCATCGAGACCCTGATCGACAGCATGCCGCCACCGCTCTATGTCCGAGACGCCGGGGGCCGCCTGCTGTCCTGCAATCGCAGCTACCTGTCCGCCATCGGCCTGCCGCTGGAGAACGTGCGTGGGCGCACGGTTACGGAGCTGCCTCCGGAATTCTTCGAGTCGGCGCCGGAGTTCCAGCAGCTCTATAGTCAGGCCATGACGGAAGGGCAGATGCTGCAGGGCGTAAGAACCGTGCAGACAGGTGGGCAGACCCGGTGGATCGACCATTGGGTCCATCCCTTCCAGGATTCCACCGGCGCCGTGAAGGGCGTGATCTGCGGCTGGCTCGACGTCACCGGACACCGCCAGCTGGTGCAGGAGCTGGAGGCCGCGAAGAACCTGGCCGATGAGGCGAGCCGTGCCAAGACCACCTTCCTCGCGACCATGAGCCACGAGATCCGTACGCCGATGAACGCGGTGATCGGCATTCTCGAACTGGCGCTCAAGCGCGCCGGGGACCAGCCCGTCGACCGCTCCAGCATCGAAGTCGCCTACGGTTCGGCGCGCAGCCTGCTGGTACTGATCGGCGACATCCTCGATATCGCCCGGATCGAATCGGGGCGGCTCAGCCTGGCCCCCCAGAGGGCCAACCTGCGGGACCTGGTGGAGTCGGTCGCGAGGGTGTTCGACGGCCTGGCGCGGCAGAAGGGCCTGAACCTGGTGCTGGATATCGACTCCAGCATCCAGGGTGACGTGCTGGTGGACAGCATGCGCTTCAAGCAGATCCTTTCGAACCTGGTCAGCAATGCCATCAAGTTCACCCGCGAGGGCAGCGTTCGCCTGCAGATCGAGGGCGAAGCGTCCGAGCCCGGACTGCTGCGGGTGAGCTTCTGCGTCGAGGACACCGGCATCGGCATCTCCGA is part of the Pseudomonas lalkuanensis genome and harbors:
- a CDS encoding formate dehydrogenase beta subunit, which encodes MLTLCIPCDSVARAVGADDLATALAREAGQRKLPLEIKRTSSRGLYWLEPLLELESAEGRLGFGPVAPEDVPSLLDALQGDASSHPLALGPVEELPYLKSQQRLLFARAGITRPLSLDDYRAHGGFEGLARAIGLSGDDIVTAVLDSGLRGRGGAAFPAGIKWRTVRGAAAAQKYVVCNADEGDSGTFADRMLMEGDPFLLIEGMAIAGLAVGATLGYIYVRSEYPQSVDNLRAAIGIAREAGYLGANVGGSGRAFDLDVRVGAGAYICGEETALLDSLEGKRGVVRAKPPLPALQGLFGLPTLVHNVLTLASVPVILARGAQFYRDFGMGRSLGTMPFQLAGNIRHGGLVERAFGLTLRELVEGYGGGTASGRPLKAAQVGGPLGAWVPPSQFDTPLDYEAFAAMGAMLGHGGVVVADDTLDMAHMARFALQFCAEESCGKCTPCRIGSTRGVEVVDRLIAATDITAREEQALLLKDLCDTMTYGSLCALGGMTAFPVTSALKHFPADFGLETSEADQ
- the fdhF gene encoding formate dehydrogenase subunit alpha codes for the protein MITIFDPASDIDLGTPARESDVQVSLTIDGREISVPAGTSVMRAAALLGTTIPKLCATDSLEAFGSCRMCLVEIDGMRGYPASCTTPVTEGMVVHTQTPKLATLRRNVMELYISDHPLDCLTCSANGNCELQTVAGQVGLREVRYGYDGANHLDEQKDVSNPYFEYDPSKCIVCNRCVRACEETQGTFALTISGRGFESRVAAAGGENFLDSECVSCGACVQACPTATLMEKSVVEMGQPERSVITTCAYCGVGCSFRAEMKGDQLVRMVPDKNGQANHGHSCVKGRFAWGYATHPDRITKPMIRKHINDPWQEVSWEEAVNYAAGEFRRIQLKYGRDSIGGITSSRCTNEETYLVQKLVRAGFGNNNVDTCARVCHSPTGYGLKQTLGESAGTQSFDSVMQADVVLVIGANPTDAHPVFGSQLKRRLREGARLIVIDPRRIDLVDSPHARAELHLALRPGTNVAMLNALAHVIVTEGLVNQPFVDARCEATDFARWRDFVSKPENSPEAMGPICGVSPDDIRAAARLYATGGNAAIYYGLGVTEHSQGSTSVMGIANLAMATGNIGREGVGVNPLRGQNNVQGSCDMGSFPHELPGYRHVSNDAVRHQFEQAWGVTLQPDPGLRIPNMFEAALGGTFKALYCQGEDIAQSDPNTQHVTAALSAMECVVVQDIFLNETAKFAHVFLPGSSFLEKDGTFTNAERRISRVRKVMDPLGGKADWEATQLLANALGYKMDYKHPSQIMDEIASLTPTFTRVSYAELDRHGSLQWPCNDAAPDGTPTMHIEEFVRGKGRFMLTGYVPTDEKVNSRYPLLLTTGRILSQYNVGAQTRRTDNVAWHEEDRLEIHPTDAESRGIREGDWVGVGSRAGQTVLRAKVSERVAPGVVYTTFHFPESGANVITTDNSDWATNCPEYKVTAVEVTRVYQPSEWQKRYQEFSDEQRRLLKDRRRTEKVEVRR
- a CDS encoding formate dehydrogenase subunit delta produces the protein MSTDNLIKMANQIAQFFASEPDKEQAVKGVRTHLQSFWTPAMRIELMAWQVEHHGECLHPLVQQALAEQGRAV
- a CDS encoding GlxA family transcriptional regulator; this translates as MPQTFSFLLLPGFSMIGLMSAVEPLRVANRFRGELYRWRLLSLDGGPVPGSNAMSLNVDGGLDSAPEGDCLFVVAGFEPLASFGPRLAHWLNRAERDGLLLGGIDTGSFVLAEAELFSRQRLTLHWEALEAFHERYPALNATQELFEIDGKRITSAGGTASLDLMLTLIARSHGEALALQVSEQFVLGRIRTQQDHQRMQIASRFHVHNKKVVQVIGEMERHSESPLSSRELAEKVSVTPRQLERLFRLHLKETPSNFYLGLRLDKARQLLRQTGMSILEVALACGFESSSYFSRAYRARFATCPSQDRHEHPDQELLAR
- the choX gene encoding choline ABC transporter substrate-binding protein: MKRLTAFAGCCLFALSTTAAFAAEDASCQKIRVGVVGWTDVVATTAVANELLGSLGYQTTQTQASQQIIFAGIQKKQIDVFLGYWKPIMDDNIKPFLASKSVKVAAEPSLNDAIAVLAVPTYTAEQGLRTFADIAKFKDQLDGKIYGIESGSGANTAIQKMIDTNQFGLGGFKLIESSEAAMLTAVKRAVKNNKPVVFFGWKPHPMNIQMPITYLTGSEDVFGPNDGAATVSTVTAPDFAQRCPNADRLLANLRFTSDQEAQLMQPIMDREDPAKVARQWLKANPEVVKGWLAGVTTFDGKNGVESAFASLK
- a CDS encoding BKACE family enzyme, translating into MNYEVIVTCAVTGAGDTVGKHPAIPVTPKEIAAAAIEAAKAGATVAHCHVRDPKTGKPSRDVALYREVVERIRESDTDIIINLTAGMGGDLEIGKGEQPLEFGTGTDLVGPLERLAHVEELLPEICTLDCGTLNFGDGDFIYVSTPAQLRAGAKRITELGVKAELEIFDTGHLWFAKQMLKEGLLEDPLIQICLGIPWGAPADTTTMKAMADNLPPGITWAGFGIGRSQMPMVAQAMLLGGNVRVGLEDNIWLDRGVHASNGQLVERAIEIIERLGGRALSPAEGRKKMNLKPRG